From a region of the Nocardioides ginsengisegetis genome:
- a CDS encoding RDD family protein, protein MNSLETASWARRILALVVDWFASSLVVVLILGPGRFFADQSQHPDPLPGMLTLLVFVLETALLVTLAGGSFGQLATRLRVVRFDGSGRPVPLLPSLARSILVIAVIPPLVFRPDGRGLHDLMARTATVTLQTARGGQGTPRD, encoded by the coding sequence GTGAACTCCCTCGAGACCGCGTCCTGGGCACGCCGGATCCTGGCCCTGGTCGTCGACTGGTTCGCCTCGAGCCTCGTGGTCGTGCTGATCCTGGGACCGGGCCGCTTCTTCGCCGACCAGTCCCAGCACCCCGACCCGCTGCCGGGCATGCTCACGCTGCTGGTTTTCGTCCTCGAGACCGCGCTGCTCGTGACCCTCGCCGGCGGCTCGTTCGGCCAGCTCGCGACCCGGCTGCGCGTCGTACGGTTCGACGGCTCCGGCCGCCCGGTGCCGCTCCTGCCGTCGCTCGCGCGCAGCATCCTCGTGATCGCGGTGATCCCGCCGCTCGTGTTCCGCCCCGACGGGCGGGGGCTGCACGACCTGATGGCGCGCACCGCCACCGTCACCCTGCAGACAGCGCGGGGCGGGCAGGGCACGCCTCGGGACTGA
- the lipA gene encoding lipoyl synthase, whose protein sequence is MTQPEGRKLLRLEVRNAETPIERKPEWIKTRAKMGPEYKHLQSLVKSEGLHTVCQEAGCPNIFECWEDREATFLIGGDQCTRRCDFCQIDTGKPQPLDRDEPRRVAESVQKMDLRYATITGVARDDLEDGGAWLYAETVKQIHELNPDTGVENLIPDFNGKPDLLREVFESRPEVLAHNVETVPRIFKRIRPAFRYERSLDVITQARDFGLVTKSNLILGMGETREEVSQALRDLHEAGCELITITQYLRPSARHHPVERWVKPEEFVELKDEADQIGFSGVMSGPLVRSSYRAGRLYQQAMAAREGASA, encoded by the coding sequence GTGACGCAACCCGAAGGCCGCAAGCTCCTCCGCCTCGAGGTCCGCAATGCCGAGACCCCGATCGAGCGGAAGCCGGAGTGGATCAAGACCCGGGCCAAGATGGGCCCCGAGTACAAGCACCTCCAGAGCCTGGTGAAGTCCGAGGGCCTCCACACCGTGTGCCAAGAAGCCGGCTGTCCCAACATCTTCGAGTGCTGGGAGGACCGCGAGGCGACCTTCCTCATCGGCGGCGACCAGTGCACGCGGCGCTGCGACTTCTGCCAGATCGACACCGGCAAGCCGCAGCCCCTCGACCGCGACGAGCCCCGCCGCGTGGCCGAGTCGGTGCAGAAGATGGACCTGCGCTACGCGACCATCACCGGCGTCGCCCGCGACGACCTCGAGGACGGCGGTGCCTGGCTGTACGCCGAGACCGTCAAGCAGATCCACGAGCTCAACCCCGACACCGGCGTCGAGAACCTCATCCCCGACTTCAACGGCAAGCCCGACCTCCTCCGCGAGGTCTTCGAGTCGCGGCCCGAGGTGCTAGCCCACAACGTCGAGACGGTGCCGCGCATCTTCAAGCGGATCCGTCCCGCGTTCCGCTACGAGCGCTCCCTCGACGTGATCACCCAGGCCCGCGACTTCGGTCTCGTGACCAAGTCCAACCTCATCCTCGGCATGGGCGAGACCCGCGAGGAGGTCAGCCAGGCGCTGCGCGACCTGCACGAGGCCGGCTGCGAGCTGATCACCATCACCCAGTACCTCCGCCCCTCCGCCCGGCACCACCCCGTCGAGCGCTGGGTCAAGCCGGAGGAGTTCGTCGAGCTCAAGGACGAGGCCGACCAGATCGGGTTCTCCGGCGTCATGTCGGGCCCGCTGGTGCGCTCGTCGTACCGCGCCGGGCGCCTCTACCAGCAGGCGATGGCCGCTCGCGAGGGCGCGAGCGCCTGA
- a CDS encoding class I SAM-dependent methyltransferase translates to MNETAVEVDPRNAGQLRDWDGEHGAYWAEHAETYEASVARYQPALLAAVDARPGERVLDVGCGSGQLALDVVGRTPGATAVGVDLSSAQLEVARARAGDLPVEFLQADAQVHDFGEAAYDVVASRTGTMFFSDPARAFANLARATRPGGRLALLVWRGIEDNEWLREFMGAIGQVLPLASPPADAPGPFAQSDPDRVRGVIEGAGWEGVTFTAHDEPLWFGPDADRATTFIVGQMVWLFAKLDADGRRRAEANLHDVMAAHQDADGVRLASGAWLVTARRATGT, encoded by the coding sequence ATGAACGAGACAGCGGTGGAGGTCGACCCGCGCAACGCCGGCCAGCTGCGCGACTGGGACGGCGAGCACGGGGCCTACTGGGCCGAGCACGCCGAGACCTACGAGGCGTCGGTGGCGCGCTACCAGCCGGCGCTCCTGGCCGCCGTCGACGCCCGGCCGGGGGAGCGGGTGCTCGACGTGGGTTGTGGGTCGGGCCAGCTGGCGCTCGACGTGGTGGGTCGTACGCCGGGCGCGACCGCGGTGGGGGTCGACCTCTCCAGCGCCCAGCTGGAGGTGGCGCGAGCCAGGGCGGGCGACCTGCCGGTCGAGTTCCTCCAGGCCGACGCGCAGGTGCACGACTTCGGCGAGGCGGCGTACGACGTGGTCGCGAGCCGGACGGGCACGATGTTCTTCTCCGACCCGGCGAGGGCGTTCGCGAACCTGGCGAGGGCGACCCGGCCGGGTGGCCGGCTGGCGCTCCTCGTGTGGCGCGGGATCGAGGACAACGAGTGGCTGCGTGAGTTCATGGGGGCCATCGGGCAGGTGCTCCCGCTGGCCTCGCCGCCGGCGGACGCACCCGGGCCGTTCGCTCAGAGTGATCCCGACCGGGTGCGCGGGGTGATCGAGGGCGCCGGTTGGGAGGGCGTCACGTTCACCGCGCACGACGAGCCCCTGTGGTTCGGACCCGATGCGGACCGGGCCACGACGTTCATCGTCGGGCAGATGGTCTGGCTGTTCGCCAAGCTCGACGCGGACGGCAGGCGTCGTGCGGAGGCGAACCTCCACGACGTCATGGCCGCGCACCAGGACGCCGACGGTGTGCGGCTCGCGTCGGGAGCGTGGCTGGTGACCGCCCGACGCGCGACTGGTACCTGA
- a CDS encoding DUF4191 domain-containing protein — protein sequence MAKAPTDPEKMSRRRQFVETYRMAKKTDPRLGLLLVVAFLVAAAVGFAVFWFLPGGGVIGLVIAIVGAILFGSLAALIVFGRRAQKAAYGQMEGQPGAAAAALRMLKRGWRTDPAVAFTKQQDVVHRVVGPPGIVLIGEGNPNRVRQLLAGERRKHERVVSDAPVHEIVCGNGEGEVPLPKLARHVQKLGRSVKPAEMTDILNRLKALDANRSAIPMPKGPVPTSMKGMRGNMRGR from the coding sequence ATGGCCAAGGCCCCCACCGATCCCGAGAAGATGAGCCGCCGTCGGCAGTTCGTCGAGACCTACCGGATGGCGAAGAAGACCGACCCCCGGCTCGGTCTGCTGCTGGTCGTCGCGTTCCTCGTCGCCGCGGCTGTCGGCTTCGCCGTGTTCTGGTTCCTGCCCGGTGGCGGGGTCATCGGCCTGGTCATCGCGATCGTCGGCGCGATCCTCTTCGGCTCGCTCGCCGCGCTCATCGTCTTCGGCCGGCGCGCCCAGAAGGCCGCCTACGGCCAGATGGAGGGACAGCCCGGCGCCGCCGCGGCCGCCCTGCGGATGCTCAAGCGCGGCTGGCGCACCGACCCGGCCGTCGCCTTCACCAAGCAGCAGGACGTAGTGCACCGCGTGGTCGGCCCTCCGGGCATCGTCCTGATCGGCGAGGGCAACCCCAACCGGGTCCGCCAGCTGCTGGCCGGCGAGCGCCGCAAGCACGAGCGCGTCGTCTCCGACGCCCCCGTCCACGAGATCGTGTGCGGCAACGGCGAGGGCGAGGTGCCGCTGCCCAAGCTGGCGCGCCACGTCCAGAAGCTCGGCCGCTCGGTCAAGCCCGCCGAGATGACCGACATCCTCAACCGCCTCAAGGCGCTCGACGCCAACCGGTCGGCCATCCCGATGCCCAAGGGCCCGGTGCCGACCAGCATGAAGGGCATGCGCGGCAACATGCGGGGTCGCTGA
- the lipB gene encoding lipoyl(octanoyl) transferase LipB, which translates to MSDLTFRTVGLGPDAVDYLAAWDLQRDVHAAVVAGDLPATVLLLEHPPVFTAGKRTDPHERPADPGGAQVIDVDRGGKITFHGPGQLVGYPIVTLPDHVKVVDYVRRVEEALIHVCADLGVTTARVPGRSGVWLQADDRGPERKIAALGIRVSRGVTMHGFALNCDVDLGWYDRFVPCGIADAGVTSLSQELGRDVTVDEVLPTVQRHLRDYLAWAPYDATPDYEPRPEPGRAPRIELLTPTRS; encoded by the coding sequence GTGAGCGACCTGACCTTCCGGACCGTCGGCCTCGGCCCCGACGCGGTGGACTACCTCGCCGCCTGGGACCTCCAGCGCGACGTGCACGCGGCGGTCGTCGCGGGTGACCTGCCCGCCACGGTCCTGCTGCTGGAGCACCCGCCGGTCTTCACCGCCGGCAAGCGCACCGACCCGCACGAGCGGCCGGCCGACCCGGGTGGCGCCCAGGTCATCGACGTCGACCGCGGCGGCAAGATCACCTTCCACGGCCCCGGCCAGCTGGTGGGCTACCCCATCGTCACGCTCCCCGACCACGTGAAGGTCGTCGACTACGTCCGCCGCGTCGAGGAGGCCCTGATCCACGTCTGCGCCGACCTCGGCGTCACCACCGCCCGGGTGCCCGGGCGGTCCGGTGTCTGGCTGCAGGCCGACGACCGGGGCCCCGAGCGCAAGATCGCCGCGCTCGGCATCCGCGTCAGCCGCGGCGTGACCATGCACGGCTTCGCGCTCAACTGCGACGTCGACCTCGGCTGGTACGACCGTTTCGTCCCCTGCGGCATCGCCGACGCCGGCGTCACCTCGCTCAGCCAGGAGCTCGGCCGCGACGTGACCGTCGACGAGGTGCTGCCGACCGTGCAGCGCCACCTGCGCGACTACCTCGCGTGGGCGCCGTACGACGCCACGCCGGACTACGAGCCGAGGCCCGAGCCCGGCCGCGCGCCACGCATCGAGCTGCTGACGCCGACGCGCTCCTAG
- the glnA gene encoding type I glutamate--ammonia ligase produces MFQNSDELLKYVKDEGVEMVDVRFCDLPGVMQHFTVPVSSFDQSVFDDGLNFDGSSIRGFQAIHESDMSLFPDPTTAYLDPFRAAKTLVVNFFIHDPLTGEAYSRDPRNIARKAMAYLASTGVGDKAYFAPEAEFYVFDNVRFETKQNAGYYEINSVAGAWNTGDSFENDNRGYKVKYKGGYFPVAPTDHFGELRDEMVIELEKSGLQVERAHHEVGTAGQAEINYKFDELLKAADDVMKFKYIIKNVAWRNGKSATFMPKPIFGDNGSGMHVHQSIWDQGEPLFFDETGYGGLSDMARYYIGGILKHAPSLLAFTNPTVNSYHRLVPGFEAPISLVYSQRNRSACVRIPITGSNPKAKRIEFRCPDPSANPYLAFSALLLAGLDGIKNKIEPAAPIDKDIYELPPDEMADIDQVPTSLNAVLDSLESDHEFLTQGNVFTPDLIETWIDYKRSNEILPVQMRPHPHEFELYYDI; encoded by the coding sequence ATGTTCCAGAACAGCGACGAGCTGCTCAAGTACGTCAAGGATGAAGGCGTCGAGATGGTCGACGTCCGCTTCTGCGACCTTCCCGGCGTCATGCAGCACTTCACGGTCCCGGTGTCGTCGTTCGACCAGTCCGTCTTCGACGACGGCCTCAACTTCGACGGCTCCTCCATCCGCGGCTTCCAGGCCATCCACGAGTCCGACATGTCGCTGTTCCCGGACCCGACGACGGCGTACCTGGACCCCTTCCGCGCGGCCAAGACCCTGGTCGTCAACTTCTTCATCCACGACCCGCTCACCGGTGAGGCCTACTCCCGCGACCCGCGCAACATCGCGCGCAAGGCGATGGCCTACCTGGCGAGCACGGGCGTCGGCGACAAGGCCTACTTCGCCCCCGAGGCCGAGTTCTACGTCTTCGACAACGTGCGCTTCGAGACCAAGCAGAACGCCGGCTACTACGAGATCAACTCCGTCGCCGGCGCCTGGAACACCGGCGACTCGTTCGAGAACGACAACCGCGGCTACAAGGTGAAGTACAAGGGCGGCTACTTCCCGGTCGCCCCGACCGACCACTTCGGCGAGCTCCGCGACGAGATGGTCATCGAGCTGGAGAAGTCCGGCCTGCAGGTCGAGCGCGCCCACCACGAGGTCGGCACCGCCGGCCAGGCCGAGATCAACTACAAGTTCGACGAGCTGCTCAAGGCCGCCGACGACGTGATGAAGTTCAAGTACATCATCAAGAACGTCGCCTGGCGCAACGGCAAGTCGGCCACCTTCATGCCCAAGCCGATCTTCGGTGACAACGGCTCGGGCATGCACGTCCACCAGTCCATCTGGGACCAGGGCGAGCCCCTGTTCTTCGATGAGACCGGCTACGGCGGCCTCTCGGACATGGCCCGCTACTACATCGGCGGCATCCTCAAGCACGCCCCGTCGCTGCTGGCCTTCACCAACCCGACGGTGAACTCCTACCACCGCCTGGTGCCCGGCTTCGAGGCCCCGATCTCGCTGGTCTACAGCCAGCGCAACCGCTCGGCCTGCGTCCGGATCCCGATCACGGGCTCCAACCCGAAGGCCAAGCGCATCGAGTTCCGCTGCCCCGACCCGTCGGCCAACCCCTACCTCGCCTTCTCGGCGCTGCTGCTGGCCGGCCTCGACGGCATCAAGAACAAGATCGAGCCCGCCGCCCCGATCGACAAGGACATCTACGAGCTCCCGCCGGACGAGATGGCCGACATCGACCAGGTCCCCACGTCGCTCAACGCCGTGCTCGACTCCCTCGAGTCCGACCACGAGTTCCTGACCCAGGGCAACGTGTTCACGCCGGACCTGATCGAGACCTGGATCGACTACAAGCGCAGCAACGAGATCCTGCCCGTGCAGATGCGCCCGCACCCGCACGAGTTCGAGCTCTACTACGACATCTGA